In Strigops habroptila isolate Jane chromosome 4, bStrHab1.2.pri, whole genome shotgun sequence, a single genomic region encodes these proteins:
- the AP5Z1 gene encoding AP-5 complex subunit zeta-1 → MFTAAAESFLKQAREIQEEELRRFASRVAALLQGPELGAEAADCLQRLHLTVAATKYPRKLDGKFMELLRTVLCSSKSPAQIQVLCAAILREMSPCNELILSCDKIQDAKLLSLVSSVLLAQANKKVVSAVGQCVVKVLEGRLPEGQSARYLLPVLSNVISLSPESLTEEQTNVVSKKMADWLRHASIQQGVTQSSGGFFSPRSRQPGPVTEVDGAVATDFFTVLSVGQCHTQDQWLNMQAFSMLRKWLLCYGGKKLKTPNSDDKSGMDNSVMSVVSATSTSGHLLPPKEHLREKAFEYCQRLIEQSNRRPLKKDDGDLQKACLIEAVAIMDIICKQDSSYVYRATSFLKTLHGRICGDATYARALLPIAQFFLNHSEMATVDSDAIYKHLFTDIPAQHFHNPSLAFEFVQFCKDNNKLFTETSSIFKQSFPNLFKFLAWNSPPLISEFVDLLPFLLDAGTAIEIFHLLLDLPCLTAALDIQLRSTALPTSKKAASNPSVKPANCIEAYRHPLYKSMFQYLLRTSSTSEDAPERLIPLRQLLGSLASSPRIVQCSETVPVLLELFFRVVAEFADGPLINQLVVLLLQRSDQLYEIPAFKDDVYRVLSSQLVMLCSLHPALIVEVSTEILEFSGMVSNVQNKEPIFTHMVWAIGEYMSVSYDKRCTVEQINQFFETLEVVLFEITQLRPLASIPRYAPSTISVLMATLTKLAARSQDLIPRVSMFLSKMRTFLQSPAVTSVYCEADLEELLTRTTELMNLLKMPDVAQFVFTPPAAAGSTRFQREVNDTLPFALRMVTHLLEPAPGCMPR, encoded by the exons ATGTTCACGGCGGCGGCCGAGAGCTTCCTCAAGCAGGCGAG GGAGATCCAGGAGGAAGAGCTGCGGAGATTCGCCTCCCGCGTCGCCGCCCTCCTGCAGGGCCCGGAGCTGGGCGCTGAGGCCGCGGACTGCCTGCAGAGGCTGCACCTCACCGTCGCCGCCACCAAGTACCCCCGCAA GCTAGATGGCAAGTTTATGGAACTATTGCGGACAGTGCTGTGTTCATCCAAGAGCCCTGCGCAGATTCAGGTGCTATGTGCTGCCATCCTGAGAGAGATGTCACCTTGCAATGAGCTGATCCTGTCCTGTGATAAGATTCAAGATGCAAAGCTCCTGAGCCTGGTATCCTCTGTCCTTTTGGCTCAG gcaaataaGAAGGTTGTGTCTGCTGTGGGACAGTGTGTTGTGAAAGTCCTTGAAGGAAGACTGCCTGAGGGTCAGAGTGCTCGGTACCTTCTTCCTGTCCTGTCAAATGTCATCAGTCTTTCACCAGAATCCCTAACTGAAG AGCAGACCAATGTAGTCAGTAAAAAGATGGCAGACTGGCTGAGGCATGCGAGTATTCAGCAAGGAGTCACTCAGTCCTCTGGAGGCTTCTTCAGTCCCAGAAGCAGACAG CCTGGTCCTGTCACAGAGGTGGATGGTGCTGTTGCCACAGACTTCTTCACAGTGCTCTCAGTGGGTCAGTGCCACACACAGGACCAGTGGCTCAACATGCAAGCCTTCTCCATGCTGCGGAAGTGGCTGCTGTGCTATGGGGGCAAGAAGTTGAAGACCCCTAATTCAG ATGACAAATCAGGAATGGACAACTCTGTTATGTCCGTGGTCTCAGCTACATCCACATCTGGTCACCTGCTTCCCCCAAAGGAGCATCTGAGGGAGAAAGCCTTTGAGTACTGCCAGCGGCTGATTGAGCAGAGCAACCGGC GACCCCTGAAGAAAGATGATGGAGACCTACAGAAAGCT TGTCTCATTGAAGCAGTGGCAATCATGGACATCATCTGCAAACAGGACTCCTCCTACGTGTACCGTGCAACCTCCTTCCTGAAAACCCTGCATGGCAGAATCTGTGGGGATGCCACTTATGCAAGAGCACTACTGCCCATTGCCCAGTTCTTCCTGAACCACA GTGAAATGGCAACTGTGGACTCCGATGCAATCTACAAACATTTATTCACTGATATCCCAGCTCAGCATTTCCACAACCCATCACTGGCCTTCGAATTTGTCCAGTTCTGCAAAGACAATAACAAGCTCTTCACTGAGACCTCCAGCATATTCAAGCAGAGCTTCCCAAATCTCTTCAAG TTCCTGGCATGGAACAGCCCACCCCTTATCTCAGAGTTTGTGGATCTTCTCCCGTTTCTGCTGGACGCAGGCACAGCCATTGAGATCTTCCATTTGCTACTTGACCTGCCCTGTTTGACAGCAGCTCTGGACATCCAGCTGAG GTCAACTGCTCTTCCTACCTCCAAGAAGGCTGCCAGCAATCCATCTGTGAAGCCAGCAAACTGTATTGAAGCCTATCGCCATCCTCTCTACAAAAGCATGTTCCAGTATCTTCTCCGCACCAGTTCTACTTCTGAGGATGCCCCAGAGAG GTTGATTCCACTTCGGCAGCTCCTGGGATCCCTGGCCAGCAGCCCAAGGATTGTGCAGTGTTCAGAGACCGTCCCTGTTTTACTGGAGCTCTTTTTCAGGGTGGTGGCAGAG TTTGCAGATGGGCCGCTGATAAACcagctggtggtgctgctgctgcagaggagtgACCAGCTCTATGAGATCCCAGCGTTTAAAGATGACGTGTACAG GGTGCTGAGCTCGCAGCTGGTGATGCTTTGCAGTCTGCATCCTGCACTCATCGTGGAAGTGTCCACGGAGATTCTGGAGTTCTCGGGAATGGTCAGCAACGTCCAGAACAAGGAGCCCATCTTCACTCACATG GTCTGGGCTATTGGAGAGTACATGTCTGTGTCCTACGACAAGCGCTGCACTGTGGAACAGATCAACCAGTTCTTTGAAACTCTAGAGGTTGTGCTGTTTGAAATCACCCAGCTCCGACCACTGGCCAGCATTCCCCGCTATGCACCCAGCACCATCAGTGTCCTCATGGCCACCTTGACCAAATTGGCAGCTCGCAGCCAGGACTTGATCCCCAG AGTGTCCATGTTCCTGTCCAAGATGAGGACATTTTTGCAGAGCCCGGCTGTCACCTCTGTGTACTGCGAGGCGGACCTTGAGGAGCTCCTTACCCGGACAACTGAGCTCATGAACCTCCTGAAAATGCCAGATGTGGCTCAGTTTGTGTTCACACCGCCCGCAGCTGCGGGAAGTACACGGTTTCAGAGGGAGGTGAATGACACCCTCCCTTTTGCCCTGAGGATGGTCACCCATCTCCTAGAGCCAGCTCCTGGCTGCATGCCACGGTGA
- the RADIL gene encoding LOW QUALITY PROTEIN: ras-associating and dilute domain-containing protein (The sequence of the model RefSeq protein was modified relative to this genomic sequence to represent the inferred CDS: deleted 1 base in 1 codon) has protein sequence MEGKKAREKDGKLCSMMTSRTMFYGSSSTMAPPSKNRLKRQSRIFSQVLYRTLSYKDRSSASSSPAPNEDDPAELSTQLSVPGILKIFGGNICAGTNYKSVLVTGSSGARELVKEALERYGLSQLSAGQYALCDVIGRFEGPEKQWQTEGLRVLGDHEKPLLIQDLWKPREGFSRRLELRKRAEVEEMAAKDVDTTTAGINAQARKLQRHRARGARRAPAGAERRGPPPALRRSLSETSLGIPARRVGSGAGAGAGAGAGAGTGTGERVQRHCSTLPGSPAAARSGGSSMRYSLYQSPHLLLLQGYSQQHDSLVYLLNREQHTVGQRTQASKPSISLSAPDILPLHCTIRKLRPSRHCSEEKLVLEPITGAGVSINFTEVARTVVLQHGDLLSLGLYYLLLYKDPMKAQPLPAQTLLRLRALHPAVPEGSPVCRACGSLLRDPATKKRGPSPAGGPRAPRRKLLLEFEPAAEDVLLRRIMTLIEPGGDDHKLTPAFLLCLCIQHSATSFEPGDFGQLLLKVAKMIQRTVWERTRELAEKQSQHQDPAALSHFSITDLLPDLQHILFWMANAIEVLYFIQQKSPTYIQSMEEELDIKGSKESLFSSTITASEEAMTVLEEVIMYTFQQCVYYISKCLYVSLPALLECNPFQNESRESWRANPPLPEELRRVVLIYQAALDLLRQYEVHPEITSQMFAYLFFFSNTLLFNQLLDKGSSLGCFHWSQGVKLRASVRLLLEWLRGAGFEQLAQQFFAKLANVANLLAMPGSQLVQMTWSSLRAEFPALSPAQLHRVLSQCQAVMDVGCIAAWQPKEESPAAFQPDEMLESFDNHPPIILPSGGFKVDLEVDTLDDNIYRHLLYIRHFLWSLQSKSPSTSEGPSSAPPKEEACMTADVLEVSGSPAAVLGSTITQEDHCTEPEGSPLLCLATNGCPCEHPDGEPQLQERLQQLQLGRGLAPKAGPAAADPSCLLTPPTTPLNFDSISPESPQGTGKGLQDHRRNGMNGTKGSTPEGCSPTPYDYPTPESSSRSSATDDFCYVFVVELERGPIGLGMGLIDGLHTPLCSPGIYIRTLIEDSPAAADGRLSIGDRILAVNGTSLIGADYQSAVDLIRSGGKKLRFLVAKSDMEIAKKISSSSSSS, from the exons atggaaggaaaaaaggcacGTGAGAAGGATGGCAAG CTGTGCTCCATGATGACCTCACGCACCATGTTTTATGGGTCCTCCTCCACCATGGCTCCACCATCCAAGAACCGTCTGAAGCGCCAGAGCCGGATTTTCTCCCAGGTCTTGTACCGGACACTGAGCTACAAGGACCGGAGCTCAGCATCTTCTTCCCCAGCACCCAATGAGGATGACCCAGCCGAGCTCTCCACCCAGCTCTCAGTCCCTGGCATCTTGAAGATCTTTGGAGGCAACATCTGTGCGGGCACCAACTACAAGAGCGTGTTGGTGACGGGCAGCTCGGGTGCACGGGAGCTGGTGAAGGAAGCCCTGGAACGCTATGGGCTGAGCCAGCTCAGTGCCGGGCAGTACGCTCTGTGCGATGTCATTGGGAGGTTCGAGGGCCCTGAGAAGCAGTGGCAGACGGAGGGGCTGAGGGTCCTGGGTGACCATGAGAAGCCGCTGCTCATCCAGGACCTCTGGAAGCCCAGGGAGGGCTTCTCGCGGCGGCTGGAGCTGCGCAAGAGGGCGGAAGTGGAGGAGATGGCAGCCAAGGATGTGGATACCACCACTGCAG GCATCAACGCCCAGGCGCGGAAGCTGCAGCGGCACCGGGCGCGGGGGGCCCGGCGGGCACCGGCGGGGGCTGAGCGGCGCGGT CCCCCCCCGGCCCTGCGGCGCAGCCTCAGCGAGACCAGCCTGGGCATCCCGGCCCGGCGGGTCGGtagcggggccggggccggggccggggccggggccggggccggtaCCGGTACCGGGGAGCGGGTCCAGCGGCACTGCTCCACCCTGCCCGGGagcccggcggcggcgcggagcggcggcagcagcaTGCGGTACTCTCTCTACCAGTCCCcgcacctcctgctcctgcagggctACAGCCAGCAGCAT GACAGCTTGGTTTACCTGCTGAACCGCGAGCAGCACACGGTGGGCCAGAGGACACAGGCGAGCAAGCCCAGCATCAGCCTGTCAGCCCCCGACATCTTGCCCCTGCACTGCACCATCAGGAAGCTCCGACCTTCCCGGCATTGCTCAGAGGAGAAGCTGGTGTTGGAGCCCATCACCGGTGCTGGCGTCTCCATCAACTTCACCGAGGTGGCCCGGACGGTCGTGCTGCAGCACGGGGACCTCCTCTCCCTCGGTCTCTACTACCTGCTCCTCTATAAGGACCCCATGAAGGCGCAGCCGCTGCCAGCACAGACCCTGCTGAGGCTGCGAGCCCTGCACCCTGCTGTCCCCGAGGGTTCCCCTGTCTGCAGGGCATGCGGGAGCCTGCTGAGGGACCCCGCCACCAAAAAGCGGGGCCCGTCGCCCGCCGGTGGCCCCAGGGCACCCcgcaggaagctgctgctggagttcGAGCCGGCGGCTGAGGATGTGCTGCTGCGGCGCATCATGACCCTGATCGAGCCCGGTGGGGATGACCACAAGCTGACACCCGccttcctgctctgcctctgcatcCAGCACTCGGCCACCAGCTTCGAGCCGGGAGACTTcgggcagctgctgctgaaagtgGCCAAAATGATCCAGAGGACAGTGTGG GAGCGGACACGGGAGCTGGCCGAAAAGCAGTCCCAGCA CCAGGACCCTGCTGCCCTGTCCCACTTCTCCATCACGGACCTTCTCCCAGACCTGCAGCACATCCTCTTCTGGATGGCCAATGCCATCGAGGTCCTTTACTTCATCCAGCAGAAATCACCCACCTATATCCAGAGCAtggaggaggagctggacaTCAAAG GCTCCAAGGAGTCTCTTTTCTCCTCAACCATCACAGCCAGCGAGGAGGCGATGACGGTGCTGGAGGAGGTGATCATGTACACCTTCCAGCAGTGTGTCTACTACATCTCCAAG TGTCTGTACGTGTCGCTCCCTGCGTTGCTGGAGTGCAACCCCTTCCAGAACGAGAGCCGGGAGAGCTGGCGTGCGAACCCGCCGCTGCCCGAGGAGCTCCGCAGGGTCGTGCTCATCTACCAGGCAGCATTGGACCTGCTGCGCCAGTACGAAGTGCACCCCGAGATCACCTCCCAGATGTTTGCctacctcttcttcttctccaaCACCCTGCTCTTCAACCAGCTCCTGGATAAGG GCTCCTCTCTCGGCTGCTTCCACTGGTCGCAGGGGGTGAAGCTTCGTGCCAGCGTGCGGCTGCTCCTGgagtggctgcgtggtgctgGTTTTGAGCAGCTCGCCCAGCAGTTCTTTGCCAAACTCGCCAACGTGGccaacctgctggccatgcccGGCTCCCAGCTGGTGCAG ATGACCTGGTCGTCCCTGCGAGCTGAGTTCCCAGCGCTGAGCCCTGCGCAGCTCCACCGGGTGCTGAGCCAGTGCCAGGCAGTGATGGATGTGGGCTGCATCGCAGCGTGGCAGCCCAAGGAGGAGAGCCCGGCCGCCTTCCAGCCCG ATGAGATGCTGGAGTCCTTCGACAACCACCCGCCCATCATCCTGCCTAGCGGGGGCTTCAAGGTGGACCTGGAGGTGGATACATTGGACGACAACATCTACAGGCACCTCCTTTACATCCGCCACTTCCTCTGGAGCCTGCAGAGCAAGAGCCCCAGCACCAGCGAGGGGCCAAGCTCAGCACCCCCAAAG GAAGAGGCATGCATGACGGCAGATGTCCTGGAGGTGAGCGGgagccctgctgctgtcctggggagCACCATCACCCAGGAGGACCATTGCACCGAGCCGGAGGGGAGCCCCTTGCTCTGCCTGGCCACCAATGGCTGCCCCTGTGAGCACCCCGATGGTGAGCCACAGCTCCAGGAGaggctccagcagctgcagctgggcaggggTCTGGCCCCCAAGGCTGGCCCAGCAGCCGCAgatccctcctgcctgctgacACCCCCCACCACCCCTCTGAACTTCGACTCCATCAGCCCGGAGTCCCCGCAGGGCACTGGCAAAGGGCTGCAGGACCACCGGAGGAACGGGATGAATGGCACCAAAGGCAGCACCCCTGAAG GATGCTCACCGACCCCCTATGACTACCCCACGCCAGAGTCTTCCAGCCGCAGCTCTGCCACCGATGATTTCTGTTACGTCTTCGTGGTGGAGCTGGAGAGAGGACCCATCgggctggggatggggctgaTTGACGGCTTG CAcactcctctctgctcccctggGATCTACATCCGCACACTGATCGAGGACAGCCCCGCAGCTGCTGATGGCAGGCTCTCCATTGGGGACCGCATCCTGGCTGTCAATGGCACCAGTCTCATCGGGGCAGACTACCAAAG tgcGGTGGACCTCATCCGCTCCGGAGGGAAGAAGCTGCGGTTCCTGGTTGCCAAGTCGGACATGGAAATAGCCAAAAAAATCAGTTCCAGCTCATCTTCCTCCTAG